The proteins below are encoded in one region of Pseudonocardia sp. DSM 110487:
- a CDS encoding DedA family protein encodes MITEWLDSFFAMIDAIPMWQLYTVVGVLLVLETTVLVGLVTPGEVVLLAAATTVGGTGEYLALAAIAAGASVVGQNGGYLLGRRFGGRIRASWAGRKIGEANWVRAERVLRGGTGRALVASRFLAVAHSLVPVIAGTLRMPWGRYARYTALGAVLWGLVYVGLGSAASIAIRKSAHLLGPTVTSVVVAAVVVALIVRGVRNRRRPTGEPVVGDAPTVAITVGEAPERR; translated from the coding sequence GTGATCACCGAATGGCTCGACTCGTTCTTCGCGATGATCGACGCGATTCCGATGTGGCAGCTGTACACGGTGGTCGGCGTGCTGTTGGTGCTCGAGACGACCGTGCTGGTCGGACTCGTGACACCGGGGGAGGTCGTCCTGCTCGCCGCGGCGACGACCGTCGGCGGCACGGGGGAGTACCTGGCACTGGCCGCGATCGCGGCGGGGGCCAGCGTCGTCGGGCAGAACGGGGGGTACCTGCTCGGCCGGAGGTTCGGGGGTCGGATCCGGGCGAGCTGGGCCGGTCGCAAGATCGGCGAGGCGAACTGGGTGCGCGCCGAGAGGGTGCTGCGCGGGGGGACGGGCCGTGCGCTCGTCGCGTCGCGGTTCCTCGCCGTCGCCCACTCGCTGGTGCCCGTGATCGCGGGGACGCTGCGCATGCCGTGGGGGCGGTACGCGCGGTACACCGCGCTCGGCGCGGTGCTGTGGGGCCTGGTCTACGTCGGGCTCGGCAGCGCCGCGTCGATCGCGATCCGCAAGTCCGCACACCTGCTCGGGCCGACGGTCACGAGCGTGGTGGTCGCGGCGGTGGTGGTCGCGCTGATCGTGCGGGGGGTGCGCAATCGCAGGCGGCCGACTGGGGAGCCGGTTGTCGGCGACGCGCCGACCGTGGCGATCACCGTGGGGGAAGCGCCCGAGCGGCGCTGA
- a CDS encoding dihydrofolate reductase family protein, giving the protein MRKLTVQTFVTLDGVAQDPGGFGELERGGWALGFFDDASAEHATQSLLASDTFLLGRRTYEIIEKAWSHNTGPYAEAMHRIAKVVVTNTLHGPLPWNATAVAGDPARTVARLKEEPGGDILTYGSFTLVRTLLRHGLVDELVLGVHPVVLGAGTRLFDDGLPNPLRLVDATPTSTGVVALTYNP; this is encoded by the coding sequence ATGCGCAAGCTCACCGTGCAGACCTTCGTCACGCTCGACGGCGTGGCCCAGGACCCGGGCGGGTTCGGAGAGCTGGAACGCGGCGGCTGGGCGCTCGGCTTCTTCGACGACGCCTCGGCCGAGCACGCGACGCAGAGCCTGCTGGCGAGTGACACCTTCCTGCTGGGCCGGCGGACCTACGAGATCATCGAGAAGGCCTGGTCGCACAACACCGGGCCGTACGCCGAGGCGATGCACCGCATTGCGAAGGTCGTCGTGACGAACACCCTGCACGGCCCGTTGCCGTGGAACGCCACCGCGGTCGCGGGCGACCCCGCGCGTACCGTGGCCCGGCTCAAGGAAGAGCCCGGCGGCGACATCCTGACGTACGGCAGCTTCACGCTCGTGCGCACCCTGCTGCGGCACGGCCTCGTCGACGAGCTCGTCCTCGGCGTCCACCCCGTCGTCCTCGGCGCCGGCACGCGGCTCTTCGACGACGGGCTGCCGAACCCGCTGCGGCTCGTGGACGCGACGCCGACCTCGACGGGAGTCGTTGCGCTCACCTACAACCCCTAG
- the murA gene encoding UDP-N-acetylglucosamine 1-carboxyvinyltransferase, whose amino-acid sequence MAEHFAVSGGARLVGAVDVVGAKNSVLKLMAAALLAEGTTTITNCPEILDVPLMADVLRSLGCTVEVEHSTVTIDVPAQPGAQADYASVSRLRASVCVLGPLVARCRRAVVPLPGGDAIGSRPLDMHQAGLRKLGATTEIEHGRVVAEAEELRGAQIWLDFPSVGATENILMAAVLADGTTVIDNAAREPEIVDLCTMLQQMGAKIDGVGTSTLTVHGVTHLQPTRHRVIGDRIVGATWAFAAVMTRGEVTVRGVDPHHIDLVLDKLRSAGAETDIGTQEFTVRMDRRPLAVDFVTLPYPGFATDLQPMAIALSAVSDGTSMITENVFEARFRFVDEMVRLGADARTDGHHAVVRGVERLSSAPVWASDIRAGAGLVLAGLCADGVTDVWDVEHIDRGYPRFVENLSGLGADVARVRAEPQR is encoded by the coding sequence GTGGCGGAGCACTTCGCGGTGAGCGGTGGTGCCCGGCTCGTCGGCGCCGTCGACGTGGTCGGGGCGAAGAACAGCGTGTTGAAGCTGATGGCGGCGGCGCTGCTGGCCGAGGGCACGACGACGATCACCAACTGCCCCGAGATCCTGGACGTCCCGCTGATGGCCGACGTGCTGCGCAGCCTCGGCTGCACCGTCGAGGTCGAGCACAGCACGGTGACGATCGACGTGCCTGCGCAGCCCGGCGCACAGGCCGACTACGCATCCGTCTCCCGGCTGCGCGCATCGGTCTGCGTGCTCGGGCCCCTTGTCGCCCGGTGCCGTCGCGCCGTGGTGCCACTGCCCGGCGGCGACGCGATCGGCTCCCGCCCGCTCGACATGCACCAGGCCGGTCTGCGCAAGCTCGGCGCGACCACCGAGATCGAGCACGGACGCGTCGTCGCGGAGGCCGAGGAGCTGCGGGGCGCGCAGATCTGGCTCGACTTCCCCAGCGTCGGCGCCACCGAGAACATCCTGATGGCCGCGGTGCTCGCCGACGGCACCACCGTGATCGACAACGCCGCGCGCGAACCGGAGATCGTCGACCTCTGCACGATGCTTCAGCAGATGGGCGCCAAGATCGACGGTGTCGGCACCTCGACGCTCACGGTGCACGGCGTCACGCACCTGCAGCCCACGCGCCACCGCGTGATCGGTGACCGGATCGTCGGCGCCACCTGGGCGTTCGCCGCCGTGATGACCCGCGGTGAGGTCACGGTGCGCGGCGTCGACCCGCACCACATCGACCTGGTGCTGGACAAGCTGCGCTCCGCAGGCGCCGAGACGGACATCGGCACCCAGGAGTTCACGGTGCGGATGGACCGCAGGCCGCTGGCCGTCGACTTCGTGACGCTGCCGTACCCGGGCTTCGCCACCGACCTGCAGCCGATGGCGATCGCGCTGTCCGCGGTGTCCGACGGCACGTCGATGATCACTGAGAACGTGTTCGAGGCCCGCTTCCGGTTCGTCGACGAGATGGTGCGCCTCGGCGCCGATGCCCGCACCGACGGGCACCACGCCGTCGTCAGGGGCGTGGAGCGCCTGTCCAGCGCCCCGGTGTGGGCGAGCGACATCCGGGCGGGCGCGGGACTCGTGCTGGCCGGCCTGTGCGCGGACGGCGTGACCGACGTGTGGGACGTCGAGCACATCGACCGCGGCTACCCGCGGTTCGTCGAGAACCTCAGCGGCCTCGGCGCCGATGTCGCACGCGTGCGGGCGGAGCCGCAGCGTTAG
- a CDS encoding TetR/AcrR family transcriptional regulator, with the protein MAVRGRPRGFDRAAALRLAMESFWEHGYEGTSIGDLTARMGIRPPSLYAAFGSKEALFREAVALYEGMEGEPPLRALQEAPTAIGGIEAMLRANVRSYTTPGRPTGCMVVLAATTYTPSTEGIRDFLAEQRRSGTAAVKERLVRGQADGDVPPGADAGALAAYVMSVQYGLSLHARDGATRDELDTVVDCLLAGWDGVVAARAAAVGTG; encoded by the coding sequence ATGGCGGTGCGAGGACGTCCACGCGGGTTCGATCGCGCCGCCGCGCTGCGGCTGGCGATGGAGTCGTTCTGGGAGCACGGCTACGAGGGAACGTCCATCGGTGACCTCACCGCGCGGATGGGCATCCGCCCGCCCAGCCTCTACGCGGCCTTCGGGAGCAAGGAGGCGCTGTTCCGCGAGGCCGTCGCCCTCTACGAGGGCATGGAGGGGGAACCGCCGTTGCGGGCGCTGCAGGAGGCCCCTACGGCCATCGGGGGCATCGAGGCGATGCTGCGGGCGAACGTCCGCTCCTACACCACTCCCGGCAGGCCAACGGGCTGCATGGTCGTGCTGGCCGCCACCACGTACACGCCGAGCACCGAGGGGATCCGCGACTTCCTCGCGGAGCAGCGCCGGTCCGGCACGGCGGCCGTGAAGGAGCGGCTCGTGCGGGGGCAGGCCGACGGGGACGTGCCGCCCGGCGCCGACGCCGGTGCGTTGGCCGCCTACGTGATGTCGGTGCAATACGGCCTCTCGCTGCATGCGCGCGACGGCGCCACCCGTGACGAGCTGGACACCGTGGTCGACTGCCTGCTGGCGGGATGGGACGGGGTGGTGGCCGCCCGCGCCGCCGCCGTCGGCACCGGATAG
- a CDS encoding MarR family winged helix-turn-helix transcriptional regulator produces MRLGPPGAATGAIVWRLATKWRVAVDRALAPLELTHAQYVLLAALHGLERAGRRPSQRELADDTGLEPLYVSKLARALEAKGLIARRRDEQDTRAVRLTLTDQGRETARSAMRIVQELLERLLAPFGGRDSDRTAALVRELAELLDAPLP; encoded by the coding sequence GTGCGATTAGGACCTCCAGGAGCGGCCACCGGGGCCATCGTGTGGCGGCTCGCGACGAAATGGCGCGTTGCGGTCGACCGCGCGCTGGCCCCGCTCGAACTGACCCACGCCCAGTACGTCCTGCTGGCCGCCCTCCACGGGCTGGAGCGGGCAGGGCGTCGACCGAGCCAGCGCGAACTGGCGGACGACACCGGCCTCGAGCCGCTGTACGTCTCCAAGCTGGCACGCGCGCTCGAGGCGAAGGGCCTCATCGCGCGCCGGCGCGATGAGCAGGACACCCGCGCCGTCCGGCTCACCCTCACCGACCAGGGGCGGGAGACCGCGCGATCGGCCATGCGGATCGTCCAGGAGCTCCTCGAACGCCTACTCGCACCGTTCGGCGGCCGCGACAGCGACCGCACGGCGGCGCTCGTCCGCGAGCTCGCAGAGCTGCTCGACGCCCCACTCCCGTAG
- a CDS encoding haloalkane dehalogenase, whose translation MPETPVLDSTIHHTETGSGPTFVFLHGNPASSHMWRAVMPRIGRGRLLAPDLIGMGRSGKPAIPYLFADHARYLDAWFDALGLDDVVLVGHDWGGALACDWAARHPERVRGLALFEAIIKPIDSHTLSPQAQARAELVRTRGAELLESDQLIRMAYTGGVRTPVPEDVLAEYLRPFPAPQARRPVLAWAQQMPIDGEPAEIVARIEAFDAWLAKSTEVPKLLMTFAGSPTLLINPETAAWSADNMASVEIVPCGEAGHHAAEDRPVEIGDAIAAWAERHLL comes from the coding sequence ATGCCCGAGACCCCTGTCCTCGACTCGACCATCCACCACACCGAGACCGGTTCCGGCCCGACGTTCGTCTTCCTCCACGGCAACCCGGCCTCGTCGCACATGTGGCGCGCCGTAATGCCCCGCATCGGCAGGGGCCGGCTGCTCGCACCCGACCTGATCGGGATGGGACGGTCCGGCAAGCCCGCCATCCCGTACCTCTTCGCCGACCACGCCCGCTACCTCGACGCCTGGTTCGACGCACTCGGCCTCGACGACGTCGTGCTCGTCGGCCACGACTGGGGTGGCGCGCTCGCCTGCGACTGGGCAGCCCGGCACCCGGAGCGCGTGCGCGGCCTCGCGCTGTTCGAGGCGATCATCAAGCCGATCGACAGCCACACTCTGAGCCCGCAGGCGCAGGCCCGCGCCGAGCTGGTCCGCACCCGCGGCGCGGAACTGTTGGAGTCCGACCAGCTCATCCGAATGGCCTACACCGGCGGCGTGCGCACTCCCGTTCCGGAGGACGTGCTGGCCGAGTACCTCCGCCCGTTCCCGGCCCCGCAGGCACGGCGCCCGGTTCTCGCCTGGGCCCAACAGATGCCGATCGACGGCGAGCCCGCCGAGATCGTCGCCCGGATCGAGGCCTTCGACGCGTGGCTCGCGAAGAGCACCGAGGTGCCGAAGCTGCTCATGACATTCGCGGGGTCGCCCACCCTGCTGATCAACCCCGAGACGGCCGCGTGGAGCGCGGACAACATGGCCTCGGTCGAGATCGTCCCGTGCGGGGAGGCAGGGCACCACGCCGCGGAGGACCGGCCCGTCGAGATCGGGGATGCGATCGCCGCATGGGCCGAGCGCCACCTTCTGTAG